Proteins from one Streptomyces genisteinicus genomic window:
- a CDS encoding SDR family oxidoreductase has protein sequence MTSNGTDGMGDAGGPEGTTGPIGGTGATGGPAGGTDGSGKTAGAGGAGSGPLRCLVTGASGYIGGRLVPQLLAAGHRVRCLARTPGKLRDHPWAPDAEVVQGDVTDAGSVADAMRGVDVAYYLVHALGTGSSFEETDRRAARVFAQEAAAAGVRRVVYLGGLTPQGVPEEELSPHLRSRAEVGRILLDGAVPAAVLRAAVIIGSGSASFEMLRYLTERLPVMVTPSWVHTRIQPIGVRDVLRYLVGCALLPEDVNRTFDIGGPDIITYREMMRRYAAVAGLRHRVIVPVPVLTPRLSSHWVGIVTPVPASIARPLTESLRHEVVCHEHDIGRYVPDAPGQPLPFDEALALALRRVRDADVATRWSSASVPGAPSDPLPTDPDWAGGSLYEDERRLTVDAPQASLWRVIEGIGGDNGWYSFPLAWAVRGWLDRFVGGVGLRRGRRDAERLRAGDSLDFWRVEEIESGRLLRLRAEMRLPGLAWLEMYAETDGDGRTRYRQRALFHPRGLFGHAYWWSVSPFHAIVFGGMARNITQAAAKGLSAHTGDVPAERIREPQGGGSAHR, from the coding sequence GTGACCAGCAACGGCACGGACGGCATGGGCGACGCGGGCGGCCCGGAGGGCACCACCGGGCCCATCGGCGGCACGGGCGCCACGGGCGGGCCCGCCGGCGGCACGGACGGCTCCGGGAAGACGGCGGGGGCCGGCGGTGCGGGGTCCGGACCGCTGCGCTGCCTGGTCACGGGCGCGAGCGGCTACATCGGCGGACGGCTCGTACCGCAGCTGCTCGCCGCGGGGCACCGGGTACGCTGCCTGGCCCGTACGCCCGGCAAGCTCCGCGACCACCCCTGGGCCCCCGACGCCGAGGTGGTCCAGGGAGACGTCACGGACGCGGGCTCGGTCGCCGACGCGATGCGCGGCGTCGACGTGGCCTACTACCTCGTGCACGCGCTGGGCACCGGGTCGAGCTTCGAGGAGACGGACCGCCGGGCGGCCCGGGTCTTCGCCCAGGAGGCGGCCGCGGCCGGGGTGCGGCGCGTCGTCTACCTCGGCGGGCTGACGCCGCAGGGGGTGCCGGAGGAGGAGCTGTCGCCCCATCTGCGGTCACGGGCCGAGGTGGGCCGCATCCTGCTGGACGGCGCGGTCCCCGCCGCGGTGCTGCGGGCGGCGGTGATCATCGGGTCGGGCTCCGCGTCGTTCGAGATGCTGCGCTACCTCACCGAACGCCTGCCGGTCATGGTCACGCCGAGCTGGGTGCACACGCGGATCCAGCCGATCGGCGTCCGCGACGTGCTGCGCTACCTGGTGGGCTGCGCCCTGCTTCCCGAGGACGTCAACCGCACGTTCGACATCGGCGGGCCCGACATCATCACCTACCGCGAGATGATGCGGCGCTACGCGGCGGTCGCCGGGCTGCGGCACCGGGTCATCGTCCCGGTGCCGGTGCTGACGCCCAGGCTGTCCAGCCACTGGGTGGGCATCGTGACCCCCGTCCCCGCGTCGATCGCCCGCCCCCTGACCGAATCGCTGCGCCACGAGGTCGTCTGCCACGAGCACGACATCGGCCGGTACGTCCCCGACGCGCCCGGGCAGCCGCTGCCCTTCGACGAGGCACTGGCCCTGGCCCTGCGGCGGGTGCGCGACGCGGACGTCGCCACCCGGTGGTCCTCGGCGTCCGTGCCCGGCGCGCCGAGCGACCCGCTGCCCACCGACCCCGACTGGGCGGGGGGCAGCCTGTACGAGGACGAACGCCGGCTGACCGTGGACGCGCCGCAGGCGTCGCTGTGGCGGGTCATCGAGGGCATCGGCGGCGACAACGGCTGGTACTCCTTCCCGCTCGCCTGGGCCGTGCGCGGCTGGCTGGACCGCTTCGTGGGCGGTGTGGGACTGCGCCGGGGACGGCGCGACGCCGAGCGCCTGCGGGCGGGCGACTCGCTCGACTTCTGGCGTGTCGAGGAGATCGAGAGCGGCCGTCTGCTCCGGCTTCGCGCCGAGATGCGGCTGCCGGGACTCGCCTGGCTGGAGATGTACGCGGAGACGGACGGCGACGGCCGCACCCGCTACCGCCAGCGCGCGCTGTTCCATCCGCGCGGCCTGTTCGGGCACGCCTACTGGTGGAGCGTGTCCCCGTTCCACGCCATCGTCTTCGGCGGCATGGCCCGCAACATCACCCAGGCGGCGGCGAAGGGCTTGAGCGCCCATACGGGTGACGTCCCGGCGGAGCGCATCCGGGAGCCGCAGGGCGGCGGAAGCGCCCACCGGTAG
- a CDS encoding cryptochrome/photolyase family protein, with the protein MTVAVVLFTSDLRLHDHPPLRAAQRAADEVVPLFVLDPAIGAAGFDAPNRRAFLADCLADLDTGLRERGGRLVVRSGPVVREVAAVVAESGAREVHMAAGVSGYAHRREEALRAELDGLGVSLHAHDSVITAVAPGAVTPTGSDHYAVFTPYFRRWSQERLRPAGASPRAVRVPERVRGERLPGRGAVKGVSPALPQGGETAGRHLFLTWKRSGLEAYEDRHDDLAADDTSRLSPHLHFGTLSPVELVERARAHGGPGAEAFVRQLCWRDFHHQVLAARPAAASEDYRTRHDRWRRTDEAGEEIEAWREGRTGYPVVDAAMRQLRHEGWMHNRARLLVASFLTKTLYVDWRVGASHFLDLLVDGDLVNNQLNWQWVAGTGTDTRPHRVLNPVVQGKRFDPRGTYVRRWVPELRDVEDRFVHEPWRLPEDERAAVDYPEPLVDLADGLARFRHARGRD; encoded by the coding sequence ATGACCGTCGCGGTCGTCCTGTTCACCTCGGACCTGCGTCTGCACGACCATCCGCCCCTGCGCGCGGCGCAGCGGGCTGCGGACGAGGTGGTGCCGCTGTTCGTGCTGGACCCGGCGATCGGCGCGGCCGGCTTCGACGCGCCGAACCGGCGGGCCTTCCTCGCCGACTGTCTGGCCGATCTGGACACGGGACTCCGCGAGCGCGGCGGCCGTCTCGTGGTCCGTTCGGGCCCGGTGGTCCGGGAGGTGGCGGCGGTCGTCGCGGAGAGCGGGGCCCGGGAGGTGCACATGGCCGCCGGGGTGAGCGGCTACGCGCACCGCCGGGAGGAGGCCCTGCGCGCGGAGCTCGACGGCCTCGGGGTGTCGCTGCACGCCCACGACAGCGTGATCACGGCCGTCGCGCCGGGGGCGGTCACGCCCACCGGCTCCGACCACTACGCGGTCTTCACGCCCTACTTCCGCCGCTGGTCCCAGGAGCGGCTGCGGCCGGCCGGCGCGTCGCCGCGCGCCGTGCGGGTCCCGGAACGCGTCCGCGGTGAGCGCCTGCCCGGGCGCGGCGCCGTCAAGGGCGTCTCGCCCGCGCTGCCCCAGGGCGGGGAGACGGCCGGCCGCCACCTCTTCCTGACCTGGAAGCGGTCGGGGCTGGAGGCGTACGAGGACCGGCACGACGACCTGGCGGCCGACGACACCTCCCGGCTCTCGCCCCACCTCCACTTCGGCACCCTCTCCCCCGTCGAGCTGGTGGAGCGGGCACGGGCGCACGGCGGGCCGGGGGCCGAGGCGTTCGTGCGGCAGCTGTGCTGGCGGGACTTCCACCACCAGGTGCTGGCCGCCCGTCCGGCCGCGGCCTCCGAGGACTACCGCACCCGCCACGACCGGTGGCGCCGGACGGACGAGGCGGGGGAGGAGATCGAGGCGTGGCGGGAGGGGCGCACCGGATACCCGGTGGTCGACGCCGCGATGCGCCAGCTGCGCCACGAGGGCTGGATGCACAACCGCGCGCGGCTGCTGGTGGCGAGCTTCCTCACCAAGACGCTCTACGTGGACTGGCGGGTCGGCGCCTCGCACTTCCTGGACCTGCTGGTGGACGGCGACCTCGTCAACAACCAGCTGAACTGGCAGTGGGTCGCGGGGACGGGCACCGACACCCGTCCGCACCGGGTGCTCAACCCGGTGGTCCAGGGCAAGCGGTTCGATCCGCGGGGGACCTACGTGCGGCGCTGGGTCCCGGAACTGCGGGACGTGGAGGACCGGTTCGTGCACGAGCCGTGGCGGCTTCCGGAGGACGAGCGCGCCGCGGTCGACTACCCGGAACCGCTGGTCGACCTCGCGGACGGTCTCGCGCGCTTCCGCCACGCCCGGGGCCGCGACTGA